The following proteins come from a genomic window of Zygotorulaspora mrakii chromosome 8, complete sequence:
- the HIR3 gene encoding Hir3p (similar to Saccharomyces cerevisiae HIR3 (YJR140C); ancestral locus Anc_4.375): MSSFNALNLTLQDEQLDAEEHSRELQIEESFKIFQKALIELKARRYDSAHVLFEELFAMDVIMPNKWGLYTYSTPTLNSLRYLAFRNRGMYYYTYLVDHESELATEDIVEYTLKVVENLVEAIQHGEADTTVIALLNQIFSSYKTKRLQRWLLEYELTRQENTWIILGRRRRGMLPQFKEILKQYDDLLKSIRAPCFIQALEPNNVRQYFDPDKIVTRPLNPILIKIKEMKTQDEQSMKELDMFDVTLKKNSWEAVAKCIKELTPHVKNSVMLTKSVDPYGEVEYSIEAVKFILSESTLLESEDEGTNEEDEKESTEKPQAIRSLKVEDSTEISVENKVERRAENPSSNKRPLDDSINSKIAPRSSKRFKDKEQEVHEDDSAKIVENFLFEISTLLSSLSMKIPYNKSTASAETLDSFDAECISSLDLVKCLKGWSSWHTDLFIQNDFKLGPSTSGRTGGIEVLQLNSLLKSNMLADSGVSVFNIQELQGNKIESFLESVNGRKMHFQEVRFRFLHALLSFNTDSHERLIVDYSWSASLSKTVEWILLGLEPSMYEFMTSNLEKYPFLALSVYEILVNRLGSTYEELEAKRVHGSKTNDLKSQRNHLGKKLIKWYSLLRKYSIFDPKWEIYLGWAHYCYLQYSCDIVDHRLLASLRDIESKLKLLKSNFFVAYPNYRHIPSLNPAAINSQIRKINIIKKISIVDASEEPRENKEIAQNVEILQNVLLRTIYPETKCSLDDQDMFTFICNSPFILKVKLWEVLLSFYVSKNDMRNILRSYFNVLTLFTQVIASSDYLSLSDKGRQQMQLTILSSVGYFTSKVIASLAGKNWKITENVTFEDLKVLTKTFFLFFPVLDFESLMRNDPSKKPFFKRAVKSSSKMKDTIANLATVFVFFFNSESSSTSSVQNSSFTTNMIWSFHSLLGAFGFCDASEGNFLKICERLLCRIADNDSLTLLKQVLWCRYHYLIAGDNFTPEQHPTKAVEMDKGNSLPLGIYLVRLLYQGKNPLLASGSKSNLKPVLDNIIETIGNPLLSGSQIIERNKYELTEYLESPITVQLFRNAFSGKYTLALTTPYDELQEFMNVGVLYVSSIQSLNLYRARKKLMQARPSELDSIISMLKNDIIYNTKRFESWYLLGKCYAYLVEDDLMWTSDKLTVIEKKNSIAMTQRQSILCFIMSLTLFFAKKIKLPEDEIIAQKACEEMGVELISAYLKPMEKLCFTWKRSETTLALGEYGDVSERRSQGTSCISDFNIEQAILLSFKTSGYFLDKNSNDDSTYNWVTYYHIGRMYFKIDRKKHCPDAFESIQKACKAAVQSSAAKDAVIEPHYSLVNMCFKSVKEGINTPKEALKLLSTDKEFFKEEEVFWKIDESLAIDYQIRVFYQKIVKLLKILIASDKKKWHHRPRYRISRILFDEFTDTDGALNEMGAMMSIKSTHKNLVNIWKPDFERPGKHFVYTNQYVIFYLDILFRKGDFNSIGLVCKKIRRFGSGMAYVNKASEHAVALYTLCARRKLHINEKEYVEQILPAINYQVFMKNSQNLLDSAKKEDYSEEIIDGIKIAYQLKKVNNGIAFDGICLSLFLKFFYMPLAASLLQEEETAKEPKQEVQRSVSFQTTDVNTSASGTSLSVQNNPKPSLPRKRVSKKDAFDKIRMLVDKLT, from the coding sequence ATGTCAAGCTTCAATGCGTTGAATCTTACACTTCAAGATGAGCAGTTGGATGCTGAAGAGCATTCACGAGAGTTGCAGATCGAAGAgagtttcaaaatattccaGAAGGCATTAATTGAACTTAAGGCTAGGCGATATGACAGTGCTCACGTTCTTTTCGAGGAGCTATTTGCAATGGATGTGATCATGCCCAATAAGTGGGGCCTCTATACTTACTCCACTCCAACACTGAACAGTCTGCGATATCTCGCTTTCAGGAACAGAGGCATGTACTATTACACGTACTTGGTAGATCATGAATCTGAGTTGGCCACCGAAGATATCGTCGAATATACACTTAAAGTGGTAGAGAATCTAGTGGAGGCCATTCAGCACGGAGAGGCAGACACAACAGTGATTGCATTACTGAACCAAATATTCAGCAGTTACAAAACGAAAAGGTTACAACGTTGGTTGTTGGAATATGAGTTGACAAGACAGGAAAATACGTGGATTATTCTGGGCAGAAGACGGAGAGGAATGCTTCCGCAATTTAAAGAGATTCTCAAACAGTATGACGATCTTTTAAAAAGTATAAGAGCGCCTTGTTTCATCCAGGCTCTAGAACCAAATAATGTACGACAATACTTTGATCCAGATAAAATTGTTACACGCCCTCTCAACCCCATTctcatcaaaataaaagaaatgaagaCTCAAGATGAACAATCAATGAAAGAGCTTGATATGTTTGATGTCACCCTAAAGAAAAACAGTTGGGAAGCAGTGGCGAAATGTATCAAAGAATTGACTCCCCATGTAAAAAATTCTGTTATGCTCACGAAGTCAGTGGATCCTTATGGTGAGGTTGAATACTCAATTGAAGCTGTCAAGTTCATACTTTCTGAGTCTACGTTACTTGAGTCTGAAGATGAAGGGACGAatgaggaagatgaaaaggaatcaACCGAGAAGCCTCAAGCCATCAGAAGTCTAAAAGTTGAGGACAGTACTGAAATTAGTGTAGAAAACAAGGTAGAGAGACGGGCTGAAAATCCGTCATCTAATAAACGTCCTTTAGACGATTCAATTAATTCGAAAATTGCCCCAAGAAGTAGCAAACGATTTAAGGACAAAGAGCAAGAAGTGCACGAAGATGACTCCGCAAAAATAGTTGAGAACTTCCTGTTTGAGATATCCACCCTTTTGTCTTCACTATCTATGAAAATTCCGTACAATAAATCAACCGCCTCAGCGGAAACACTAGATTCATTCGATGCTGAGTGTATTTCAAGCTTGGATCTGGTAAAATGTTTAAAAGGTTGGAGCAGTTGGCATACGGACCtctttattcaaaatgatttcaaacTGGGACCAAGCACCAGCGGTAGGACTGGTGGCATTGAAGTATTACAGTTAAATTCATTACTTAAGTCTAACATGCTTGCTGACAGCGGTGTTTCAGTCTTTAATATCCAGGAACTTCAAGGcaacaaaattgaatcttttttagAGAGTGTGAATGGGAGGAAGATGCACTTTCAAGAGGTAAGATTCAGATTTCTACATGCATTACTCTCTTTTAATACTGATTCGCATGAACGCCTTATTGTTGATTACTCTTGGTCCGCTAGCCTATCGAAGACAGTTGAGTGGATTTTATTGGGTTTAGAGCCGAGCATGTATGAATTCATGACATCtaatttggaaaagtaTCCCTTTCTGGCACTTTCAGTGTACGAAATACTGGTGAATCGGTTAGGAAGCACCTACGAAGAATTAGAAGCTAAAAGGGTACATGGCAGCAAAACGAATGATCTTAAGAGTCAGAGAAATCATCTAGGAAAAAAGCTGATCAAATGGTATTCCCTTCTACGGAAATATAGTATTTTTGACCCAAAGTGGGAAATATATCTTGGTTGGGCGCACTATTGCTATCTTCAATACAGCTGCGATATCGTTGATCATCGACTTCTAGCGTCGCTGCGGGATATCGAAAGCAAgctgaaacttttgaagagtaatttttttgtagcCTATCCAAACTACCGTCACATACCATCTTTAAATCCAGCTGCTATTAACTCCCAAAttagaaaaataaatataataaagaaaataagCATTGTAGATGCATCAGAAGAACCACGCgaaaacaaagaaatagCACAGAATGTCGAGATACTGCAAAACGTTCTTTTGCGGACCATATATCCCGAGACAAAGTGCTCTTTGGATGATCAGGATATGTTTACTTTTATTTGTAATTCTCCCTTTATACTGAAAGTTAAACTTTGGGAAGTGCTTTTATCATTTTACGTGAGCAAAAACGATAtgagaaatattttgagaagCTATTTCAATGTACTGACTTTGTTCACTCAAGTCATCGCTTCTAGTGATTATCTTTCGCTGTCAGATAAAGGACGTCAGCAAATGCAGCTTACAATTTTAAGCTCCGTGGGATATTTTACCTCGAAGGTGATCGCAAGTTTGGCTGGCAAAAATTGGAAGATAACAGAGAATGTtacatttgaagatttgaaggTTCTCACCAAAacattttttctcttttttccagttcttgattttgagaGCCTGATGAGGAACGATCCTTCTAAGAAAcctttcttcaaaagagctGTCAAATCTTCGTCTAAAATGAAAGACACTATCGCTAATTTGGCAACAgtgtttgtttttttctttaattctGAATCTTCATCAACCTCCTCAGTGCAAAACAGTTCTTTCACAACGAACATGATATGGAGTTTCCACTCTTTGTTGGGAGCATTTGGATTCTGTGATGCCTCAGAAggcaattttttgaagatatgtGAAAGACTTTTATGTCGTATTGCTGACAATGATTCGTTAACACTTTTAAAACAAGTTTTATGGTGTCGTTATCATTATTTAATCGCTGGCGATAATTTTACACCTGAACAGCATCCCACAAAAGCTGTAGAAATGGATAAGGGAAATTCGTTGCCGCTGGGTATATATCTTGTGAGGTTGTTGTACCAAGGAAAGAACCCACTTCTTGCCAGTGGCAGCAAAAGTAATCTGAAACCTGTACTAGATAACATTATAGAGACCATAGGAaatcctcttctttctgGAAGTCAAATCATagaaagaaacaaatatgAACTTACAGAATACCTGGAAAGTCCAATTACGGTACAGCTTTTTCGAAATGCTTTCTCGGGGAAATATACGCTGGCTCTTACCACCCCATATGATGAGCTGCAAGAGTTTATGAACGTTGGTGTTCTTTACGTATCGAGCATCCAATCACTAAACCTTTACCGggcaagaaagaaattgatgcAAGCAAGGCCTTCCGAACTGGACTCGATCATATCAATGTTAAAGAATGACATTATTTATAACACCAAGCGTTTTGAAAGCTGGTATTTGCTGGGTAAGTGCTATGCATACTTGGTAGAGGACGATCTAATGTGGACTTCCGACAAGCTTACTGTTATTGAGAAGAAGAACTCAATAGCTATGACACAAAGGCAGTCAATCTTGTGCTTCATCATGTCCTTAACCTTattctttgcaaagaaaatcaaactTCCGGAAGACGAAATTATCGCTCAAAAAGCATGTGAAGAGATGGGCGTAGAATTGATTAGCGCCTACCTTAAACCTATGGAGAAATTATGCTTTACCTGGAAGCGTTCAGAGACAACTTTGGCACTCGGAGAATATGGTGATGTTTCAGAGAGAAGAAGCCAAGGTACTTCATGCATCTCAGACTTTAACATCGAGCAAGCAATATTACTCTCTTTCAAGACGAGTGGTTACTTCCTGgacaaaaattcaaatgatgaCAGCACTTACAACTGGGTTACATACTATCACATTGGTCGGATGTACTTCAAGATTgatagaaaaaaacattgtCCAGATGCGTTTGAGAGCATACAAAAGGCATGTAAGGCAGCTGTGCAAAGTTCAGCTGCAAAAGATGCAGTTATCGAGCCCCACTATTCTCTCGTGAACATGTGTTTCAAGTCTGTGAAGGAGGGCATTAATACTCCTAAAGAGGCTTTGAAGCTTCTTTCCACTGACAAGGAATTTTTTAAAGAGGAGGAAGTCTTCTGGAAAATTGACGAATCGCTTGCCATTGATTACCAGATAAGAGTATTTTATCAGAAGATTGTTAAGCTACTCAAAATCCTGATAGCATctgacaaaaaaaaatggcatCACAGACCACGCTATAGAATCTCTCGAATTCTTTTCGATGAGTTTACAGACACTGATGGAGCATTGAACGAGATGGGAGCGATGATGTCGATTAAGAGTACTCATAAGAACTTAGTTAATATATGGAAACCTGATTTCGAAAGACCTGGAAAGCATTTCGTATACACCAATCAATATGTTATATTTTATTTGGACATTCTTTTCCGCAAAGGTGATTTTAATTCCATTGGTTTAGTTTGTAAAAAGATAAGGAGATTTGGATCTGGAATGGCGTACGTTAACAAAGCTTCAGAGCATGCTGTTGCATTATACACATTATGtgcaagaagaaagctgCACATAAACGAAAAAGAATACGTTGAGCAAATACTTCCTGCCATCAATTACCAGGTATTCATGAAGAATAGTCAGAACCTCCTCGATTCTGCCAAAAAAGAGGACTATTCGGAAGAGATAATTGATGGAATCAAGATAGCgtatcaattgaaaaaagtcaaCAACGGTATCGCATTCGATGGAATATGTCTGTCAttatttctcaaatttttctacATGCCGCTCGCCGCCAGCCTAttacaagaagaagaaaccgCAAAAGAACCTAAACAGGAAGTACAACGCTCTGTGTCCTTTCAAACTACTGATGTTAATACTTCAGCATCAGGTACATCTTTATCAGTACAAAATAACCCGAAACCAAGCCTCCCAAGGAAACGTGTTAGTAAGAAGGACGCTTTCGATAAAATTCGAATGCTTGTAGACAAACTCACGTGA